A region from the Drosophila takahashii strain IR98-3 E-12201 chromosome 2L, DtakHiC1v2, whole genome shotgun sequence genome encodes:
- the Spn31A gene encoding serine protease inhibitor 42Dd, with amino-acid sequence MSEVPNSTPSNAPYESPLGAGIYHNIAENFADQNVVVSPLLLEATLSLLYLGSDGATAEELQKLLRLKQRFPSNAKMANFYAAELANITGDADTRLQLQNRLMLQTPQGSESGIADDFQKISQTYFHATAECVDLEQPEKLRRHINEQILASVGGGSWTEILIEGGGLMAKTLLLLAGNLQSKWFLPFSAYRTGLYEFHSGSQVKSVPMLFDDDMFVKFAELRDLDARAIELPYEHAEELSMLLILPNQRTGLAELEKQLRGQDLGALQQRMQMEAVQVLLPKFSIDFECSLRQPLKQFGFEEIFAASANFKHLHPTGNLPVVDVLQKLRLNLNESGSGSELPRPAAEYKPIVISNSSRQKFFRADHPFFFAIRSENVTYLMGHVVEF; translated from the exons ATGAGTGAAGTGCCTAATAGTACGCCTAGCAATGCACCCTATGAATCCCCCCTAGGTGCAGGAATTTACCACAACATAGCAGAGAATTTCGCAGATCAAAATGTGGTTGTATCACCGCTACTCCTAGAAGCCACTCTCTCACTTCTCTACCTGGGATCCGATGGAGCCACTGCCGAGGAATTACAAAAACTGCTCCGACTGAAGCAGCGCTTTCCCAGCAATGCCAAAATGGCCAACTTCTATGCGGCGGAACTGGCCAATATAACTGGTGATGCCGATACCCGCCTGCAGTTACAGAACCGTCTGATGCTCCAGACGCCTCAGGGATCTGAATCCGGGATTGCCGATGATTTCCAGAAGATTTCCCAAACCTATTTTCATGCCACTGCCGAGTGTGTGGATCTGGAGCAACCAGAGAAGCTGCGTCGCCACATAAACGAACAGATCCTGGCCAGCGTTGGAGGCGGAAGCTGGACGGAGATCCTCATTGAAGGCGGAGGTCTAATGGCCAAAACCCTGCTCCTGCTAGCGGGGAATCTCCAGAGCAAGTGGTTCCTGCCCTTCAGCGCTTACCGAACGGGATTGTATGAGTTCCACAGCGGCAGCCAAGTGAAATCGGTGCCCATGCTCTTCGACGATGATATGTTCGTAAAGTTTGCCGAGCTAAGGGATCTCGATGCCCGCGCCATAGAGCTGCCCTACGAGCACGCCGAGGAGCTGTCCATGTTGCTCATCCTGCCTAACCAGCGCACTGGACTCGCGGAACTGGAGAAGCAGCTGCGTGGCCAGGATTTGGGTGCACTGCAGCAGCGAATGCAGATGGAGGCGGTGCAGGTGCTGCTGCCCAAATTCAGTATCGATTTCGAGTGCAGTCTGCGGCAGCCTCTGAAACAG TTCGGCTTTGAGGAGATATTTGCGGCCTCGGCGAACTTTAAGCATTTGCATCCAACTGGCAATTTGCCTGTGGTCGATGTTCTCCAAAAACTGCGACTAAACTTGAACGAGTCTGGTTCTGGTTCAGAATTACCACGCCCTGCAGCag aGTATAAACCCATTGTGATCAGCAATTCCTCGAGGCAGAAATTCTTCCGAGCCGACCATCCATTTTTCTTTGCCATTCGCAGTGAGAATGTCACCTATCTAATGGGTCATGTGGTGGAATTCTAA
- the Pen gene encoding importin subunit alpha → MSKADSNSRQGSYKSNTINTQDSRMRRHEVTIELRKSKKEDQMFKRRNINDEDLTSPLKELNGQSPVQLSVDEIVAAMNSEDQERQFLGMQSARKMLSRERNPPIDLMIGHGIVPICIRFLQNSTNSMLQFEAAWALTNIASGTSDQTRCVIEHNAVPHFVALLQSKSTNLAEQAVWALGNIAGDGAAARDIVIHHNVIDGILPLINNETPLSFLRNIVWLMSNLCRNKNPSPPFEQVKRLLPVLSQLLLSQDIQVLADACWALSYVTDDDNSKIQAVVDSDAVPRLVKLLQMDEPSIIVPALRSVGNIVTGTDQQTDVVIAAGGLPRLGLLLQHNKSNIVKEAAWTVSNITAGNQKQIQAVIQAGIFQQLRTVLEKGDFKAQKEAAWAVTNTTTSGTPEQIVDLIEKYKILKPFIDLLDAKDPRTIKVVQTGLSNLFALAEKLGGTENLCLMVEEMGGLDKLETLQQHENEEVYKKAYAIIDTYFSNADDEAEQELAPQEVNGALEFNATQPKAPEGGYTF, encoded by the exons aTGAGTAAGGCGGATTCGAACTCTCGTCAGGGCTCCTACAAGTCCAACACCATCAACACGCAG GACTCGCGCATGCGCCGCCATGAGGTGACCATCGAGCTGCGCAAGTCCAAGAAGGAGGACCAGATGTTCAAGCGGCGCAACATCAACGACGAGGACCTCACCTCGCCGCTGAAGGAGCTCAACGGGCAGTCGCCGGTGCAGCTATCCGTGGACGAGATTGTGGCCGCGATGAACAGCGAGGACCAGGAGCGCCAGTTCCTGGGAATGCAGTCGGCCCGCAAGATGCTGAGTCGGGAGCGCAACCCGCCCATTGATCTGATGATCGGTCATGGCATAGTGCCCATTTGCATACGCTTCCTGCAGAACTCAACCAA CTCCATGCTGCAGTTCGAGGCCGCCTGGGCCCTGACCAACATCGCCTCCGGCACCTCCGACCAGACGCGCTGCGTCATCGAGCACAACGCCGTGCCGCATTTCGTGGCCCTGCTCCAGTCCAAGTCCACCAATCTGGCCGAGCAGGCCGTCTGGGCTCTGGGCAACATTGCCGGCGACGGAGCCGCCGCCCGCGACATTGTCATCCACCACAACGTGATCGACGGCATCTTGCCGCTGATCAACAACGAGACGCCGCTCTCCTTTCTGCGCAACATCGTCTGGCTGATGTCGAATTTGTGCCGCAACAAGAATCCTTCGCCGCCCTTCGAGCAGGTGAAGCGTCTGCTGCCCGTCCTGTCGCAGCTCCTGCTCAGCCAGGACATCCAGGTGCTGGCCGACGCCTGCTGGGCTCTGTCCTATGTCACGGACGACGACAACAGCAAGATCCAAGCGGTGGTCGACTCGGACGCAGTGCCACGCCTGGTCAAACTGCTGCAAATGGACGAGCCGAGCATCATTGTGCCCGCCCTGCGCAGCGTTGGGAATATAGTGACCGGAACAGATCAACAG ACTGATGTGGTAATTGCCGCTGGAGGATTGCCCAGACTGGGACTCCTGCTGCAgcacaacaaaagcaacattGTCAAGGAGGCTGCCTGGACGGTCAGCAATATCACGGCAGGTAACCAGAAGCAGATCCAAGCGGTCATTCAGGCCGGCATCTTCCAGCAGCTGCGCACCGTGCTGGAGAAGGGCGATTTCAAGGCCCAGAAGGAGGCCGCCTGGGCAGTGACCAACACCACAACGTCGGGCACTCCCGAACAAATAGTAGATCTGATTGAGAAGTACAAAATCCTGAAGCCGTTCATCGATCTGCTGGACGCCAAGGATCCGCGTACCATAAAGGTGGTGCAGACGGGCCTATCCAATCTGTTCGCCCTGGCTGAGAAACTGGGCGGCACCGAGAACCTGTGCCTGATGGTCGAGGAGATGGGCGGCCTCGATAAGCTGGAAACTCTGCAGCAGCACGAGAACGAGGAGGTCTACAAGAAGGCCTACGCCATTATCGACACTTACTTCAGCAACGCCGACGACGAGGCCGAGCAAGAGTTGGCACCGCAGGAGGTCAACGGAGCCCTAGAGTTCAATGCCACCCAGCCCAAGGCTCCCGAGGGTGGCTACACGTTCTAG
- the Cpr31A gene encoding cuticle protein 19.8 → MAGKLLKVFSLLAVAASCSAGFAATYAGYHPAYATYQAPAAVYHAAPVAQAAVYHQAAPVFAKAVVPAAPVYTRSYALPAPLAAPVVKTLAAAPVVAAPVVKTLAAAPVVAAPVLKQVELESSPRYDFSYGVHDSITGDIKSQVETRDGGNVVGSYSVLDADGYKRTVTYTADDINGFNAVVQREPVVAARAVAVPAPVVSVAAPAPLPVHVPVAAPVAASLPAPIYYPHQQAFAPQQVQQIAEQQGEGVEAPVATQPELEPTPIDYNEGQQQQQQQHETYPQDQQFPPFSQAGQSSPAPDSDDSDVVEARSAPEASSSTTSTTAAPVTEENKA, encoded by the exons ATGGCAGGCAAA CTCCTGAAAGTCTTCTCCCTTCTGGCCGTTGCTGCATCGTGTAGTGCAGGATTCGCGGCCACTTATGCCGGTTACCACCCGGCCTATGCCACCTATCAGGCTCCAGCGGCTGTCTATCATGCCGCTCCAGTGGCCCAAGCGGCTGTCTACCATCAGGCAGCTCCTGTTTTCGCCAAGGCAGTGGTGCCAGCTGCTCCCGTGTACACCAGATCCTATGCCCTGCCTGCTCCTCTTGCCGCTCCTGTGGTGAAAACTCTAGCTGCCGCTCCTGTGGTTGCTGCTCCTGTGGTGAAAACTCTGGCCGCTGCTCCTGTGGTTGCTGCCCCCGTTTTGAAGCAGGTGGAGCTGGAGTCCTCGCCGCGCTACGACTTCTCCTACGGCGTCCACGACAGCATCACCGGGGACATCAAGAGCCAGGTGGAGACCCGTGACGGTGGCAATGTGGTGGGCTCCTATTCCGTTCTGGATGCCGATGGCTACAAGCGCACGGTGACCTACACCGCCGACGATATCAACGGTTTTAATGCGGTGGTGCAGCGCGAACCAGTGGTGGCTGCTCGTGCTGTAGCTGTTCCGGCTCCAGTGGTTTCAGTGGCTGCCCCTGCTCCTCTTCCCGTTCACGTTCCCGTTGCCGCTCCTGTGGCCGCCTCGCTGCCCGCCCCCATCTACTACCCCCACCAGCAGGCTTTTGCCCCCCAGCAAGTGCAGCAGATCGCCGAGCAGCAGGGTGAGGGGGTGGAGGCACCTGTGGCCACTCAGCCCGAGCTGGAGCCCACGCCCATCGACTACAACGAgggtcagcagcagcagcaacagcaacatgagACCTATCCCCAGGACCAGCAGTTCCCGCCCTTCTCCCAGGCTGGCCAATCCTCTCCAGCTCCCGATAGCGATGATTCCGATGTGGTGGAGGCACGATCTGCACCCGaagccagcagcagcaccacctccaccaccgctgctccagtcacagaagaAAACAAGGCCTAG